Proteins co-encoded in one Mastacembelus armatus chromosome 24, fMasArm1.2, whole genome shotgun sequence genomic window:
- the LOC113137236 gene encoding alpha-1-antitrypsin homolog isoform X1 produces MARLVKMPGTFASCVLTALLLSLTWADHHHHHQESELSCHKLSSPNADFAFALYKSLNAQTAAGKNIFFSPLGISTALSMLSTGASGETHSQLFSSLGYSTLNQTQVNEAYEHLLHMLGQSQEHQQLNLGNAVALHSGFNPLEKFLNDVKHYYSGEMFTVDFFKPQEAATEINTYIANKTHDKIKNMVKDLDSNTVMVLINYVYFRGEWVSPFSSSNTHKEDFQVDENTKVQVDMMINTDYYTFYRDSENHTTILVLPYKGNTSMMIAMPDNGKMKEVEGLINKDYIRHWHNKLLKSYVEVHIPKFSISTGASLENILKEMGITDAFGDNADFSAMSDNVELKVSKVSHQAFLSVDETGTEAAATTTVEVTTKNLPFIIRVNQPFLVFILERSSRNVLFMGKISDPTAVGNTGTGISKTVALEDQS; encoded by the exons atGGCCAGGCTTGTCAAGATGCCTGGTACCTTTGCTAGTTGTGTACTCACAGCCCTGCTGCTGTCATTAACCTGGGCagaccaccatcaccaccaccaagAGAGCGAGCTCAGCTGCCACAAGCTGTCCTCTCCTAATGCCGACTTTGCCTTCGCCCTCTACAAAAGTCTCAATGCCCAGACTGCTGCTGGAAAGAACATCTTCTTCTCACCTCTGGGCATTTCCACCGCCCTGTCCATGCTGTCCACAGGAGCCTCTGGTGAAACGCACAGCCAGCTGTTCTCCAGCTTAGGGTACAGCACCTTAAACCAGACTCAGGTCAATGAAGCGTACGAGCATCTTTTACATATGCTGGGCCAGAGCCAGGAGCATCAGCAGCTGAATCTTGGCAATGCTGTAGCCCTGCACTCTGGCTTTAACCCTCTGGAGAAGTTTCTGAATGATGTCAAGCATTACTACTCTGGTGAGATGTTCACCGTGGACTTTTTCAAACCTCAAGAGGCTGCAACTGAAATCAACACATACATTGCTAATAAAACCCATGACAAGATAAAGAATATGGTAAAGGACCTGGACTCTAATACGGTCATGGTGCTGATCAACTATGTCTACTTCAGAG GAGAGTGGGTGAGCCCCTTCTCATcttccaacacacacaaagaagactTTCAGGTGGATGAAAACACCAAGGTTCAGGTGGACATGATGATAAACACGGATTACTACACTTTCTACCGTGATTCTGAAAACCACACCACTATTCTCGTGCTGCCCTACAAGGGTAACACCTCCATGATGATTGCCATGCCTGATAATGGCAAGATGAAAGAGGTAGAGGGCTTGATCAACAAGGACTACATCAGGCACTGGCATAACAAGCTCTTAAAGAG TTATGTGGAAGTTCATATACCAAAATTTTCCATCTCCACTGGTGCCTCCCTGGAGAACATACTGAAAGAAATGGGCATCACTGATGCTTTTGGAGACAATGCTGATTTCTCTGCCATGTCTGATAATGTTGAGCTCAAAGTCTCTAAG GTGTCCCACCAAGCTTTTCTAAGTGTGGATGAAACaggaacagaagcagcagctaCGACCACCGTTGAGGTCACGACCAAGAACCTGCCTTTTATCATCAGAGTTAACCAACCCTTCTTGGTCTTCATCTTGGAAAGGTCCAGCAGGAACGTCCTCTTCATGGGCAAGATCAGTGACCCCACAGCAGTGGGCAACACGGGGACAGGTATAAGCaagacagtggccctcgaggaccagagTTAG
- the LOC113137236 gene encoding alpha-1-antitrypsin homolog isoform X2, with protein MPGTFASCVLTALLLSLTWADHHHHHQESELSCHKLSSPNADFAFALYKSLNAQTAAGKNIFFSPLGISTALSMLSTGASGETHSQLFSSLGYSTLNQTQVNEAYEHLLHMLGQSQEHQQLNLGNAVALHSGFNPLEKFLNDVKHYYSGEMFTVDFFKPQEAATEINTYIANKTHDKIKNMVKDLDSNTVMVLINYVYFRGEWVSPFSSSNTHKEDFQVDENTKVQVDMMINTDYYTFYRDSENHTTILVLPYKGNTSMMIAMPDNGKMKEVEGLINKDYIRHWHNKLLKSYVEVHIPKFSISTGASLENILKEMGITDAFGDNADFSAMSDNVELKVSKVSHQAFLSVDETGTEAAATTTVEVTTKNLPFIIRVNQPFLVFILERSSRNVLFMGKISDPTAVGNTGTGISKTVALEDQS; from the exons ATGCCTGGTACCTTTGCTAGTTGTGTACTCACAGCCCTGCTGCTGTCATTAACCTGGGCagaccaccatcaccaccaccaagAGAGCGAGCTCAGCTGCCACAAGCTGTCCTCTCCTAATGCCGACTTTGCCTTCGCCCTCTACAAAAGTCTCAATGCCCAGACTGCTGCTGGAAAGAACATCTTCTTCTCACCTCTGGGCATTTCCACCGCCCTGTCCATGCTGTCCACAGGAGCCTCTGGTGAAACGCACAGCCAGCTGTTCTCCAGCTTAGGGTACAGCACCTTAAACCAGACTCAGGTCAATGAAGCGTACGAGCATCTTTTACATATGCTGGGCCAGAGCCAGGAGCATCAGCAGCTGAATCTTGGCAATGCTGTAGCCCTGCACTCTGGCTTTAACCCTCTGGAGAAGTTTCTGAATGATGTCAAGCATTACTACTCTGGTGAGATGTTCACCGTGGACTTTTTCAAACCTCAAGAGGCTGCAACTGAAATCAACACATACATTGCTAATAAAACCCATGACAAGATAAAGAATATGGTAAAGGACCTGGACTCTAATACGGTCATGGTGCTGATCAACTATGTCTACTTCAGAG GAGAGTGGGTGAGCCCCTTCTCATcttccaacacacacaaagaagactTTCAGGTGGATGAAAACACCAAGGTTCAGGTGGACATGATGATAAACACGGATTACTACACTTTCTACCGTGATTCTGAAAACCACACCACTATTCTCGTGCTGCCCTACAAGGGTAACACCTCCATGATGATTGCCATGCCTGATAATGGCAAGATGAAAGAGGTAGAGGGCTTGATCAACAAGGACTACATCAGGCACTGGCATAACAAGCTCTTAAAGAG TTATGTGGAAGTTCATATACCAAAATTTTCCATCTCCACTGGTGCCTCCCTGGAGAACATACTGAAAGAAATGGGCATCACTGATGCTTTTGGAGACAATGCTGATTTCTCTGCCATGTCTGATAATGTTGAGCTCAAAGTCTCTAAG GTGTCCCACCAAGCTTTTCTAAGTGTGGATGAAACaggaacagaagcagcagctaCGACCACCGTTGAGGTCACGACCAAGAACCTGCCTTTTATCATCAGAGTTAACCAACCCTTCTTGGTCTTCATCTTGGAAAGGTCCAGCAGGAACGTCCTCTTCATGGGCAAGATCAGTGACCCCACAGCAGTGGGCAACACGGGGACAGGTATAAGCaagacagtggccctcgaggaccagagTTAG